In a genomic window of Deinococcus aquiradiocola:
- a CDS encoding HD domain-containing protein, whose product MNRADAYALMVEFTPSASLQRHMLNVEAAMRWYARNWGEDEERYAVTGLLHDFDYERHPQEHPFWGVEFLRVRGDVPEDVLDAIMGHATYSGVPRESRLSRTLFAVDELTGLVQAAALVRPDRDVRGVELASLKKKFRNRAFAGGVNRDEVELGAQELGVPLDEHMQHVLDAMKGMEPEPDGAAGATA is encoded by the coding sequence ATGAACCGTGCCGACGCCTACGCCCTGATGGTCGAGTTCACGCCCAGCGCCAGCCTGCAGCGACACATGCTGAACGTGGAGGCCGCGATGCGCTGGTACGCCCGCAACTGGGGAGAGGACGAGGAACGGTACGCCGTGACGGGCCTGCTCCACGACTTCGATTACGAGCGGCACCCGCAGGAGCACCCGTTCTGGGGGGTGGAGTTCCTGCGGGTGCGCGGCGACGTGCCGGAAGACGTGCTGGACGCCATCATGGGGCACGCGACGTACAGCGGCGTGCCGAGGGAATCGCGCCTGTCCCGCACGCTGTTCGCGGTGGACGAACTGACGGGCCTCGTGCAGGCCGCCGCGCTCGTCCGGCCGGACCGGGACGTGCGCGGCGTGGAACTGGCGAGCCTGAAGAAGAAGTTCAGGAACCGGGCCTTCGCGGGCGGCGTGAACCGTGACGAGGTGGAACTCGGCGCTCAGGAACTCGGCGTGCCGCTCGACGAGCACATGCAGCACGTGCTGGACGCCATGAAAGGCATGGAGCCGGAACCGGACGGTGCGGCGGGCGCGACCGCCTGA
- a CDS encoding class-III pyridoxal-phosphate-dependent aminotransferase, which produces MTKSGTFIRTDELLDGTFGTARAHALEQQYGNGKLMRLLQVVGAGGPFRAVTPWELDDDQGKRVINASGYAALPFGDNPPELNAFVRRVLEDPQQMMFAQQSVSEWRAALEANLVNLLDRECQAGGDTTHHDSRVFFSNSGAEAIEAAIKFAQAARPRGRYVVNFTRAYHGKTLGALALTPNPSLQGPFRNILSPNVITLPFGDADAVERTVKRIGPDKIIAVILEPILGEAGVRLPPPGFLKRVGEVCRAHDVLVIADEIQTGLGRSGHWFESVAQGLVPDILTLAKPLGGGMVPVGATIVRHAIYKPLLGSLETVKRHSNTFGGNTLAMAVGLKSLEMLMDADMPARSRRLGAAGLQRLKAAQARHPELLEDVRGAGMLFAMNFRPLLALPFKLQADLISEATGMLALVAFYRSGVLMNFSLNAARTMRLTPAMNMPEETFGELFTRVERVTDAYPSSFKLVQRYGTPQMLGLLKAAFLED; this is translated from the coding sequence ATGACGAAGTCTGGAACCTTCATCCGAACGGACGAACTGCTTGACGGCACGTTCGGGACGGCCCGCGCCCACGCGCTCGAACAGCAGTACGGCAACGGCAAACTCATGCGGCTGCTGCAGGTGGTCGGCGCGGGCGGCCCCTTCCGGGCCGTGACGCCCTGGGAACTCGACGACGACCAGGGGAAACGCGTCATCAACGCCTCCGGCTACGCCGCCCTCCCGTTCGGCGACAACCCGCCCGAACTGAACGCCTTCGTGCGCCGCGTGCTGGAAGACCCGCAGCAGATGATGTTCGCGCAGCAGTCCGTCAGCGAATGGCGCGCCGCGCTCGAAGCGAACCTCGTGAATCTCCTCGACCGCGAATGCCAGGCGGGCGGCGACACCACGCACCACGACTCGCGCGTGTTCTTCTCGAACAGCGGCGCCGAGGCGATCGAGGCGGCCATCAAGTTCGCGCAGGCCGCCCGCCCCAGGGGACGCTACGTCGTGAACTTCACGCGCGCATACCACGGCAAGACGCTCGGCGCGCTCGCCCTGACGCCCAACCCCAGCCTGCAGGGCCCCTTCCGCAACATCCTCTCCCCGAACGTCATCACGCTGCCCTTCGGGGACGCGGACGCCGTGGAACGCACCGTGAAACGCATCGGGCCCGACAAGATCATCGCCGTGATCCTCGAACCGATCCTCGGGGAGGCCGGCGTGCGCCTCCCCCCGCCCGGCTTCCTGAAACGCGTCGGGGAGGTGTGCCGCGCGCACGACGTCCTCGTGATCGCGGACGAGATCCAGACGGGCCTCGGCCGCAGCGGGCACTGGTTCGAGAGCGTCGCGCAGGGCCTCGTGCCGGACATCCTCACGCTCGCCAAACCGCTCGGCGGCGGCATGGTCCCGGTCGGCGCGACCATCGTCCGGCACGCCATCTACAAACCGCTGCTCGGCAGTCTCGAAACCGTGAAACGCCACTCGAACACCTTCGGCGGCAACACGCTCGCCATGGCGGTCGGCCTCAAGAGCCTGGAAATGCTGATGGACGCCGACATGCCCGCCCGCTCCCGCCGCCTTGGGGCCGCAGGCCTGCAGCGCCTGAAGGCCGCGCAGGCCCGGCACCCCGAACTGCTGGAGGACGTGCGCGGCGCCGGCATGCTGTTCGCCATGAACTTCAGGCCGCTGCTGGCCCTGCCGTTCAAACTGCAGGCGGACCTCATCTCCGAAGCGACCGGCATGCTGGCCCTCGTCGCCTTCTACCGCAGCGGCGTCCTCATGAACTTCTCGCTGAACGCCGCGCGCACCATGCGCCTCACGCCCGCCATGAACATGCCCGAAGAGACCTTCGGCGAGCTGTTCACCCGCGTCGAACGCGTCACGGACGCGTACCCCAGCAGCTTCAAGCTCGTGCAGCGCTACGGCACCCCGCAGATGCTCGGGCTGCTCAAGGCCGCCTTCCTCGAAGACTGA
- a CDS encoding DUF2334 domain-containing protein, producing MSQPKRTSSVILLSLSLALAACGSSSTSGTGRTDTTTGGQPVQASQPVADTQALFERHVTPVPYRGMQPIDPAQLRPPVPDAPETLPLHTQATAPTRTVRVYYSDPLPASSPYRDGGSFHAVMLRNLLGQYDNVQVISRPISQYVAGDAASSLRTFYIGTVFDEALPASFLSDVRAGAPVSWIGYNVWELGSGLSGLGLGYVGLHTAVNTADIAAAYSNVAYKGYTYRKYATQQEMVELTADPARTETLATASNAAGSRIPYLVRSGNFYYVADNPFQYITTTDRYLVLADSLHRMLGDTQTATCRKQAILRLEDLSSINDPQALRDTLDVIQTLKIPFAMTVIPETWYDGVKYPWTANGAQLLQVYRALTLGGVAIQHGTTHNYHGLSRLGAVQGDGNSGDEWEFWDKENGVPLPTLTPAATTARLQTGRNILLGLGIQPRMWTTPHYEADTGLYPALTGVYPRVIERRMYSADGVRAGQFFPYPVKDAYGTLVVPENLGNVQVGYGTDAVLEAAEANRNLDCAYASVFVHPYLLESGYTGADRLTKATLTKLLTDIQAKGFTFVSPLDVTTRTLQ from the coding sequence GTGAGTCAACCCAAGCGCACGTCCAGCGTCATCCTGCTCTCCCTCAGCCTCGCCCTGGCGGCCTGCGGGTCCAGCAGCACCAGCGGCACCGGCCGCACCGACACCACCACCGGCGGACAGCCGGTCCAGGCGTCCCAGCCCGTCGCGGACACCCAGGCCCTCTTCGAGCGGCACGTCACGCCCGTCCCGTACCGGGGCATGCAGCCCATCGACCCGGCACAGCTGCGCCCGCCCGTCCCGGACGCCCCGGAAACCCTGCCGCTGCACACGCAGGCGACCGCGCCGACCCGCACCGTCCGCGTGTACTACAGCGACCCGCTGCCCGCCAGCTCCCCGTACCGGGACGGCGGCAGCTTCCACGCCGTCATGCTCCGCAACCTGCTCGGGCAGTACGACAACGTCCAGGTGATCAGCAGACCCATCAGCCAGTACGTGGCGGGCGACGCGGCCAGCAGCCTGCGCACCTTCTACATCGGCACGGTGTTCGACGAGGCGCTGCCCGCCAGCTTCCTCTCGGACGTCCGGGCGGGCGCGCCCGTCTCGTGGATCGGGTACAACGTCTGGGAACTCGGGAGCGGCCTGAGCGGCCTGGGCCTGGGATACGTGGGCCTGCATACCGCCGTCAACACGGCCGACATCGCCGCCGCGTACAGCAACGTCGCCTACAAGGGGTACACGTACCGCAAGTACGCCACGCAGCAGGAGATGGTGGAACTCACCGCCGACCCGGCCCGCACCGAGACGCTCGCCACCGCCAGCAACGCGGCGGGCAGCCGCATCCCGTACCTCGTGCGGAGCGGGAACTTCTACTACGTGGCGGACAACCCCTTCCAGTACATCACCACCACCGACCGCTACCTCGTGCTGGCCGACAGCCTGCACCGCATGCTCGGCGACACGCAGACCGCCACCTGCCGCAAGCAGGCGATCCTGCGGCTGGAGGACCTGAGCAGCATCAACGACCCGCAGGCGCTCAGGGACACGCTGGACGTCATTCAGACGCTCAAAATCCCCTTCGCCATGACGGTCATCCCCGAAACGTGGTACGACGGCGTGAAGTACCCGTGGACCGCGAACGGCGCGCAGCTGCTGCAGGTGTACCGCGCCCTCACGCTGGGCGGTGTCGCCATCCAGCACGGCACCACGCACAACTACCACGGCCTGAGCCGCCTGGGCGCGGTGCAGGGCGACGGGAACTCCGGCGACGAGTGGGAGTTCTGGGACAAGGAGAACGGCGTGCCCCTGCCGACCCTCACGCCCGCCGCGACGACCGCGCGCCTCCAGACGGGCCGGAACATCCTGCTCGGGCTGGGCATCCAGCCGCGCATGTGGACCACGCCGCACTACGAGGCCGACACGGGCCTGTACCCGGCACTGACCGGCGTGTACCCGCGCGTCATCGAGCGGCGCATGTACAGCGCGGACGGCGTACGGGCCGGGCAGTTCTTCCCGTACCCCGTCAAGGACGCATACGGGACGCTGGTCGTGCCGGAGAACCTGGGGAACGTGCAGGTCGGGTACGGCACGGACGCCGTGCTGGAGGCCGCCGAAGCGAACAGGAACCTGGACTGCGCGTACGCCAGTGTGTTCGTGCACCCGTACCTGCTGGAGTCCGGGTACACCGGCGCGGACCGCCTGACCAAGGCGACGCTCACGAAGCTGCTCACGGACATTCAGGCCAAGGGCTTCACGTTCGTCAGCCCGCTCGACGTGACGACGCGCACCCTCCAGTAA
- the ald gene encoding alanine dehydrogenase gives MHIGLPKEIKVKENRVALTPGGVGTLVRRGHTVTVEHGAGVGSGIADSEYVTAGAVMGTAAEAWAAEMVVKVKEPVASEYGYLRADLLLFTYLHLAADRELTEALLKAGTTSVAYETVQELDGSLPLLSPMSEVAGRLSVQAGAYHLQKPVGGRGVLLGGVPGVQPGHVLIVGGGVVGTNAAKMAMGLGAKVTVLDVSHRRLTYLDDVFFGKLTTMMSSEANLRALLPETDLLIGAVLIPGAKAPHLVTRDMLPLMQEGSVIVDVAVDQGGCVETIHATTHDDPTYIVDGVIHYGVANMPGAVPRTSTFALTNQTLPYALQLAERGLDAVRRNKALMAGLNTHAGQLTYRGVADALELPFVEAATVLA, from the coding sequence ATGCATATCGGACTGCCCAAAGAGATCAAGGTCAAGGAAAACCGTGTCGCCCTCACCCCCGGCGGGGTGGGGACGCTCGTGCGCCGCGGGCACACCGTCACGGTGGAGCACGGGGCGGGCGTCGGGAGCGGCATCGCCGACAGCGAGTACGTGACGGCGGGCGCCGTGATGGGCACCGCCGCCGAGGCGTGGGCGGCCGAGATGGTCGTGAAGGTCAAGGAGCCGGTCGCGTCCGAGTACGGGTACCTGCGCGCGGACCTGCTGCTGTTCACGTACCTGCACCTCGCGGCGGACCGTGAGCTGACGGAGGCGCTCCTGAAGGCCGGGACGACCAGCGTGGCGTACGAGACGGTGCAGGAACTCGACGGGTCGCTGCCGCTCCTGTCGCCGATGAGCGAGGTGGCGGGCCGCCTGAGCGTGCAGGCGGGCGCGTACCACCTGCAGAAGCCGGTCGGTGGGCGCGGCGTGCTGCTGGGCGGCGTTCCGGGCGTGCAGCCGGGCCACGTGCTGATCGTGGGCGGCGGCGTGGTCGGCACGAACGCCGCGAAGATGGCGATGGGTCTGGGCGCGAAGGTGACGGTGCTGGACGTGTCGCACCGCCGCCTGACGTACCTCGACGACGTGTTCTTCGGCAAGCTGACCACCATGATGAGCAGCGAGGCGAACCTGCGGGCACTGCTGCCGGAGACGGACCTGCTGATCGGCGCGGTGCTCATTCCGGGTGCGAAGGCCCCGCACCTCGTGACGCGCGACATGCTTCCGCTGATGCAGGAGGGCAGCGTGATCGTGGACGTGGCGGTCGACCAGGGCGGGTGCGTGGAGACGATTCATGCGACGACGCACGACGACCCCACGTACATCGTGGACGGCGTCATCCATTACGGCGTGGCGAACATGCCGGGCGCGGTGCCGCGCACGAGTACCTTCGCGCTCACGAACCAGACGCTGCCGTACGCGCTGCAGCTGGCGGAGCGCGGGCTGGACGCGGTACGGCGCAACAAGGCGCTCATGGCGGGGCTGAACACGCACGCGGGGCAGCTGACGTACCGTGGCGTGGCGGACGCGCTGGAGTTGCCGTTCGTGGAGGCGGCGACCGTTCTCGCCTGA
- a CDS encoding Lrp/AsnC ligand binding domain-containing protein, with amino-acid sequence MVTAIVLIQAQREQIAETAAALANIKYVGEVYSVTGEWDIVALLRLPDYSHLDEVVTGSLRKMSTILRTQTMLAFRAYSPDLLDQGFGVGVTEK; translated from the coding sequence ATGGTGACCGCCATTGTCCTCATTCAGGCCCAGCGTGAACAGATCGCCGAGACGGCTGCCGCCCTCGCCAACATCAAGTACGTGGGCGAGGTCTACAGCGTGACCGGCGAGTGGGACATCGTGGCCCTGCTGCGCCTCCCCGACTACAGCCACCTCGACGAGGTCGTGACCGGCAGCCTCCGCAAGATGAGCACCATCCTGCGCACGCAGACGATGCTCGCCTTCCGCGCGTACAGCCCGGACCTGCTCGACCAGGGCTTCGGGGTGGGCGTCACCGAGAAGTGA
- a CDS encoding Mrp/NBP35 family ATP-binding protein: protein MHEKLLAALSTVNDPELHRDLVSLGMIERAEVSGGVADIKVNLTTPACPLKATIQADVTRAALGVTGVESVQVEFGAQVRTQATPPLPGVKNIIVVGSGKGGVGKSSVASNLACALAGTGARVGLLDADVYGPSIAHMMGQGTARITANAEKKMQPIEAHGLRFLSMGNLMPAGQALVWRGPMLHSAIGQFLKDAAWGELDYLIVDLPPGTGDVQLSLTQSVQLTGAVIVTTPQDVALLDASRAIDMFRKASVPVLGIVENMSYFVAPDTGLTYDIFGRGGAQKLAQSFGGLPILGEIPLDTEVRQDADAGRPSVLAHPDSPASRALTQVALNLAGRVSVQTFTGSLEPLPMA, encoded by the coding sequence ATGCATGAGAAGTTGCTGGCCGCCCTGAGCACGGTGAACGATCCCGAGCTGCACCGTGATCTGGTTTCGCTGGGCATGATCGAGCGGGCCGAGGTCAGCGGAGGCGTCGCCGACATCAAGGTCAACCTCACCACGCCCGCCTGCCCCCTCAAGGCCACCATCCAGGCCGACGTGACGCGCGCCGCGCTCGGCGTGACCGGCGTGGAGTCCGTGCAGGTCGAGTTCGGCGCGCAGGTCCGCACGCAGGCCACGCCGCCCCTGCCGGGCGTCAAGAACATCATCGTGGTCGGCAGCGGCAAGGGCGGCGTCGGGAAGTCCTCCGTCGCCAGCAACCTCGCCTGCGCCCTCGCCGGGACGGGCGCCCGCGTGGGCCTGCTCGACGCGGACGTGTACGGCCCCAGCATCGCGCACATGATGGGCCAGGGCACGGCCCGCATCACCGCCAACGCCGAAAAGAAGATGCAGCCCATCGAGGCGCACGGCCTGCGCTTCCTGAGCATGGGGAACCTCATGCCTGCCGGTCAGGCGCTCGTGTGGCGCGGACCGATGCTGCACTCCGCCATCGGGCAGTTCCTGAAGGACGCCGCGTGGGGCGAACTCGATTACCTGATCGTGGACCTGCCGCCCGGCACCGGCGACGTGCAACTGTCCCTGACGCAGTCCGTGCAGCTCACGGGCGCCGTGATCGTCACCACCCCGCAGGACGTGGCGCTCCTCGACGCGAGCCGCGCCATCGACATGTTCCGCAAGGCGAGCGTCCCGGTGCTCGGGATCGTGGAGAACATGAGTTACTTCGTCGCGCCCGACACCGGCCTCACGTACGACATCTTCGGGCGGGGCGGCGCGCAGAAGCTCGCGCAGAGCTTCGGGGGCCTCCCCATCCTGGGCGAGATCCCGCTCGACACCGAGGTCCGGCAGGACGCCGACGCGGGCCGCCCCTCGGTCCTCGCGCACCCCGACAGCCCCGCGTCCCGGGCGCTCACGCAGGTCGCCCTCAACCTCGCGGGCCGCGTGAGCGTGCAGACCTTCACCGGCTCCCTCGAGCCGCTCCCGATGGCCTGA
- the guaA gene encoding glutamine-hydrolyzing GMP synthase, whose translation MSVVILDFGSQYTRLIARRMRELGAYSVILPGNAPLERILQEKPVGVVLSGGPSSVYDENAPRPAPGVLDLDMPVLGICYGMQFLAQQAGGDVKRAGKREYGKADLTRYGGQLFEGIQGEFVAWMSHSDSVTRLPEGYEVVAETEDTPVTAIENTVTRRYGVQFHPEVVHTPKGTQLLLNYLKVCGAALDWTAEHIVDELITDVQAQVGDGRVLLAISGGVDSSTLGLLLARAIGDRLTAVFIDHGLLRLGEREQVEAALKPLGVHLVTVDAREQFLGALDGVSDPEAKRKIIGREFIRAFEKEAREYGPFDFLAQGTLYPDVIESSGGEGAANIKSHHNVGGLPDDLAFKLVEPFRTLFKDEVRQIAGLLGLPDHIRMRHPFPGPGLAIRILGAITPDKLDILKRVDDIFISGLREFGLYDSCSQALAVLTPIQSVGVMGDERTYSYTCALRAVATDDFMTAEWARLPYDFLATMSNRIVNQVHEINRVVYDITGKPPATIEWE comes from the coding sequence GTGAGTGTGGTCATCCTTGATTTCGGCAGCCAGTACACCCGGCTGATCGCGCGGCGTATGCGCGAACTCGGCGCGTACAGCGTCATCCTTCCCGGCAACGCCCCGCTGGAACGCATCCTGCAGGAGAAGCCGGTCGGCGTGGTGCTGTCCGGCGGGCCGAGCAGCGTGTACGACGAGAACGCGCCCCGCCCCGCGCCGGGCGTGCTGGACCTCGACATGCCGGTCCTCGGCATCTGCTACGGCATGCAGTTCCTGGCGCAGCAGGCGGGCGGCGACGTGAAACGCGCCGGGAAGCGCGAGTACGGCAAGGCTGACCTCACCCGGTACGGCGGGCAGCTGTTCGAAGGCATCCAGGGCGAGTTCGTCGCGTGGATGAGCCACAGCGACAGCGTCACGCGCCTCCCTGAAGGGTACGAGGTCGTCGCGGAGACCGAAGACACGCCCGTCACCGCCATCGAGAACACCGTCACGCGCCGCTACGGTGTGCAGTTCCACCCGGAGGTCGTGCACACCCCCAAGGGCACGCAGCTGCTCCTGAACTACCTGAAAGTGTGCGGCGCGGCCCTCGACTGGACGGCGGAACACATCGTGGACGAACTCATCACGGACGTGCAGGCGCAGGTGGGGGACGGGCGCGTGCTGCTCGCCATCTCGGGCGGCGTGGACAGCAGCACGCTCGGCCTGCTGCTCGCCCGCGCCATCGGGGACCGCCTGACGGCCGTGTTCATCGATCACGGCCTGCTGCGGCTCGGGGAGCGCGAACAGGTCGAGGCGGCCCTCAAGCCGCTCGGCGTGCACCTCGTGACGGTGGACGCCCGCGAGCAGTTCCTCGGCGCACTGGACGGCGTGAGCGACCCGGAAGCGAAACGCAAGATCATCGGGCGGGAATTCATCCGCGCCTTCGAAAAGGAAGCGCGCGAGTACGGCCCCTTCGACTTCCTCGCGCAGGGCACCCTCTACCCGGACGTGATCGAAAGTTCCGGCGGTGAAGGCGCCGCGAACATCAAGAGTCACCACAACGTGGGCGGCCTGCCGGACGACCTGGCCTTCAAGCTGGTGGAGCCGTTCCGGACGCTGTTCAAGGACGAGGTACGGCAGATCGCGGGCCTGCTGGGCCTGCCGGACCACATCCGGATGCGTCACCCCTTCCCCGGCCCGGGCCTCGCCATCCGGATCCTGGGCGCAATCACGCCCGACAAGCTCGACATCCTGAAGCGCGTGGACGACATCTTCATCTCGGGCCTGCGCGAGTTCGGGCTGTACGACAGCTGCTCGCAGGCACTCGCGGTGCTGACGCCCATCCAGAGCGTCGGCGTGATGGGCGACGAGCGCACGTACAGCTACACGTGCGCGCTGCGGGCCGTGGCGACCGACGACTTCATGACGGCCGAATGGGCGCGCCTCCCGTACGATTTCCTCGCGACCATGAGCAACCGCATCGTGAATCAGGTGCACGAGATCAACCGGGTCGTGTACGACATCACCGGCAAGCCGCCCGCCACCATCGAGTGGGAATGA
- a CDS encoding citrate/2-methylcitrate synthase — translation MTNIAKGLEGVLFTETKLTFINGTEGILTHLGIPIQEWAENSTFEELSLALLDGKLPTASELAAFDADLRANRAVPAELLDIIKAYPKGIHPMQALRTAVSHLALYDKQAEDTSDTARRAISVRLIAQMSTLIAAINRTQQGEEPVAPRADLTHAGNFLYMLKGTEPTPEQSRLFDIALVLHVDHGMNASTFTAIATASTLSDQYSTAVSAIGALKGPLHGGANEAVMDMLDEIGTPDRAADFINAKLDAKEKVMGVGHRVYKYFDPRSRVLRDYAAHVAEKEGKSHYYQILEVIEKTVVDRLSSKGIYPNVDFYSGTVYSDLGIQKEYFTPIFALARISGWCASVNEYERDNRLLRPDAVYSGAEGAHYIQIQDRK, via the coding sequence ATGACCAACATCGCCAAAGGGCTCGAAGGTGTACTGTTCACCGAAACAAAGCTCACGTTCATCAACGGAACCGAAGGCATCCTGACCCACCTCGGCATCCCGATCCAGGAGTGGGCCGAGAACAGCACCTTCGAGGAACTCAGCCTCGCGCTGCTCGACGGGAAACTCCCCACCGCCAGCGAACTCGCCGCCTTCGACGCGGACCTCCGCGCGAACCGCGCCGTGCCCGCCGAACTGCTCGACATCATCAAGGCGTACCCGAAAGGCATCCACCCGATGCAGGCCCTGCGGACCGCCGTGTCGCACCTCGCGCTGTACGACAAGCAGGCCGAGGACACCAGCGACACCGCCCGCCGCGCCATCTCGGTGCGCCTCATCGCGCAGATGTCCACCCTGATCGCCGCCATCAACCGCACCCAGCAGGGTGAGGAGCCCGTCGCGCCGCGCGCCGACCTGACGCACGCCGGGAACTTCCTGTACATGCTCAAGGGCACCGAACCCACCCCCGAGCAATCCCGCCTCTTCGACATCGCGCTCGTCCTGCACGTCGACCACGGCATGAACGCCAGCACCTTCACGGCCATCGCCACCGCCAGCACCCTCAGCGACCAGTACTCCACCGCCGTCAGCGCCATCGGCGCCCTGAAAGGCCCGCTGCACGGCGGCGCGAACGAAGCCGTGATGGACATGCTCGACGAGATCGGCACGCCCGACCGGGCCGCCGACTTCATCAACGCCAAACTCGACGCCAAGGAGAAGGTCATGGGCGTCGGGCACCGCGTCTACAAGTACTTCGACCCGCGCAGCCGCGTCCTGCGTGACTACGCCGCGCACGTCGCCGAGAAGGAAGGCAAGAGCCACTACTACCAGATTCTCGAAGTCATCGAGAAGACCGTCGTGGACCGCCTGAGCAGCAAGGGCATCTACCCCAACGTGGACTTCTACTCCGGCACGGTGTACAGCGACCTCGGCATCCAGAAGGAGTACTTCACGCCGATCTTCGCGCTGGCCCGCATCTCCGGCTGGTGCGCCAGCGTCAACGAGTACGAGCGCGACAACCGCCTCCTGCGCCCCGACGCCGTGTACAGCGGCGCCGAAGGTGCCCACTACATCCAGATTCAGGACCGCAAGTAA
- a CDS encoding Lrp/AsnC family transcriptional regulator, with protein sequence MSKTDQKAELDEIDRRILGILQRDARIPNTELADEVGLTPAPTLRRVRRLEEEGVIRRYVALLDPKKVGRDLTVFVDVSLDKQTKPGFETFAEQMRRRPEVLECYLSLGESDFILKVCVPDLDAYQRFLVDVLAAIPGVRNTSSTIVVRQEKYTTSLPLDRDD encoded by the coding sequence ATGTCAAAAACCGATCAGAAGGCCGAACTCGACGAAATCGACCGCCGCATCCTCGGCATCCTGCAACGCGACGCGCGTATCCCCAACACCGAACTCGCCGACGAGGTCGGCCTCACGCCCGCCCCCACCCTGCGCCGCGTCCGCCGCCTGGAAGAGGAAGGCGTCATCCGCCGCTACGTCGCCCTGCTCGACCCCAAGAAGGTCGGCCGCGACCTGACGGTCTTCGTGGACGTCAGCCTCGACAAGCAGACCAAGCCCGGCTTCGAGACCTTCGCCGAACAGATGCGCCGCCGCCCCGAAGTGCTCGAATGCTACCTGAGCCTCGGCGAGAGCGACTTCATCCTGAAGGTCTGCGTGCCGGACCTCGACGCGTACCAGCGTTTCCTGGTGGACGTCCTCGCCGCCATTCCCGGCGTGCGCAACACCAGCAGCACCATCGTCGTGCGGCAGGAGAAGTACACCACCAGCCTCCCCCTCGACCGCGACGACTGA
- a CDS encoding MFS transporter has product MRALEDLPRNARNSILLEPLWAVFATPLLYYAPLYMSSVGLSGTQIGVLGSLGLALSFVFQALAGPVTNRVGRKRTTLWGDLISWTAPMFVWAFAQSFAAFAVAAALNASNRIVGVSWSLLVIEDVQERHRARVFAILNLLVTGCGLLTPLVGLVMAGHGVTPTLRALYFAGGIGMTVMFVWRNALTSETVSGVAARAQHRELGVLQSLRHSLAEVAGMRGHPGLMGVTAFYVLTVFLEQLSLFQILFLGRTLHFSAQALSYVPVAGVAVTVLLYALVLPRLAALPVTRALVLTRALGLVGAVALLFVPAGQLGVMLLVVSLLGGATFLTQTYRDAALFARLPGQGAADLYSAVQTLALLCSVPAAALAGAVFTASPRALFVLIAGVSALLLALAVWLARRDPRPTA; this is encoded by the coding sequence GTGCGGGCGCTGGAGGACCTGCCGCGCAACGCGCGCAACTCCATCCTGCTGGAGCCGCTGTGGGCGGTGTTCGCGACGCCGCTGCTGTACTACGCGCCGCTGTACATGAGCAGCGTCGGGCTGTCCGGCACGCAGATCGGCGTGCTGGGCTCGCTGGGGCTGGCGTTGTCGTTCGTGTTCCAGGCGCTGGCGGGTCCCGTCACGAACCGCGTGGGCCGCAAACGCACGACCCTGTGGGGCGACCTGATCTCGTGGACGGCCCCGATGTTCGTGTGGGCGTTCGCGCAGAGCTTCGCGGCGTTCGCGGTCGCGGCGGCCCTCAACGCCAGCAACCGCATCGTGGGCGTGTCGTGGAGCCTGCTCGTCATCGAGGACGTGCAGGAGCGGCACCGGGCACGGGTGTTCGCGATCCTGAACCTGCTCGTGACGGGCTGCGGGCTGCTCACACCGCTGGTGGGGCTCGTCATGGCGGGGCACGGCGTGACGCCCACCCTGCGCGCCCTGTACTTCGCGGGCGGCATCGGCATGACCGTCATGTTCGTGTGGCGCAACGCCCTCACGTCCGAGACGGTCAGCGGCGTCGCCGCCCGCGCGCAGCACCGCGAGCTGGGCGTCCTGCAGAGCCTGCGTCACTCGCTGGCCGAGGTGGCCGGCATGCGCGGGCATCCCGGCCTGATGGGCGTGACGGCCTTCTACGTCCTGACGGTATTTCTGGAGCAGCTCAGCCTGTTCCAGATCCTGTTCCTGGGCCGCACGCTGCATTTCAGCGCGCAGGCGCTGTCGTACGTGCCGGTGGCGGGCGTGGCCGTCACGGTACTGCTGTACGCGCTGGTCCTGCCGCGCCTCGCGGCGCTGCCCGTCACGCGCGCCCTGGTCCTCACGCGGGCGCTCGGGCTGGTGGGGGCCGTGGCGCTGCTGTTCGTTCCGGCCGGGCAGCTGGGCGTGATGCTGCTCGTGGTGAGCCTGCTGGGCGGCGCGACGTTCCTCACGCAGACGTACCGGGACGCGGCGCTGTTCGCCCGCCTGCCCGGCCAGGGGGCCGCCGACCTGTACTCGGCCGTGCAGACGCTCGCGCTGCTGTGCTCCGTCCCGGCCGCCGCGCTCGCCGGAGCCGTGTTCACCGCCTCGCCGCGCGCCCTGTTCGTGCTCATCGCGGGCGTGAGCGCGCTGCTGCTGGCGCTGGCCGTGTGGCTCGCCCGGCGGGACCCGCGCCCCACCGCGTGA